The DNA region AAGAGTAAGAGATTGGCTTATGAAGCAGTAGTGATATTGGTTTTCCACTTTAATTTCCAACTGTTTCTGATTTctgattattgatttttttaactaaGATGGTTCTAATATTCTGACTTTTATTAGACAAGAAGATTGTACCCAAGGCTGCCAATGATATCAAGTTAATTAACGCtggaaaaattttggaaaacaaTAAGACTGTTGGCCAGTGTAGAGCACCATTTAATGACCTTCCAAAAGGGGCTATCACGATGCATGTTGTCGTGCAGCCTCCAttaacaaaagcaaaaacagGTAATTCCATGTATTCATTGTGCTAATGCTCCTGCCagttaaatttttgtttcattgcTTGTATTTCTGCCTGGTGCTCTTCGGAATGTTGCATGAGCCTTATGCAAATTTAAACCCTGAAGTAGTTTTGTGTAATTATTGTGCCAATGGTCCTATTTGTTTGTCTATACAGAGAAGAAAGTGGATGAAGCGCCAAAGAAAAATGTTTGTTCATGTACCATATTGTAAGAGAGTTGCTGTTTATTCAAGGCCAAGCTTTTGAGAGGATGATGGGATTTGCCGGAAACACCTTGCCCATGGAAacacaataatttgtaaaacaATGTTATCCGAAGTTGTATGTGTTTGTTCGAGGGCATTCCTGTGTAACAGAGCATGACGGTGATCATGTATGTGTTTGCTAGCTgtatccattttttatttttaatttgacaaaGCTTTTGAGCTCGATATTCATAAGGGTATTGTTGTAGTGTCTCTGTAAGCTCTGATCTCCCCTTTCCGCATTGACCATAACATTTCTGAAATGGTATAATCTTCTGGCAATATGCCATTGTGCTTCTAATGAGTGTGTTGAATGGTTGATGAAGCATGATGCACACAATCTGTTTTGTGAGGATATAAAAAGCAGCACTCACGCGATTAAAGTCAGCTGCATCCTGGAAGGATTGTTTGGATGTATTAATTTGATGctgttatttaaattataactgACAGATTTCTCACCAGTCAGTTTGAATTGTAACCGGAGTAAGTCCGATCACTTGGTTTGAGTTCAGTATGAATAGAAAATGGTTCAATTAGAGTTCAATTCGAGTTTAGAGttgtttgaataaaatatgatttagtttaattcaatttaaattcatagcTCAAAATAATGGTTAGAATTTGTAGTTGAATTTCATttgaataaatgatttaaattcatgacttgaatttatagttcattgataaaagttaaaacgatgttatttcaattaattattaggCAAAACCACCAATTCGAGGTGAACTGAGTTACGAGGTGAACTGAGTTACGAGGTGAACtgagttacaaatttaaactagtgatttaaattataaattttagttgaataaaatcatagatttaaattgaattgaaccgaATACGGCCTAACtctgtttggtttaaaaaaagagtcaatttttttatttgaatttgttttaaatttgaattgaattaattcaCGTTAAATTAGACTGAATCGAACTGAATTGATTTTCAAGACCAAACCAACTTGGTTCGGTTTTAGCCTTTAAGCTACAATCCTTTGATACAAGTTGGTAAAGCAGAGTCATGGTTAAGCTTTTCTGGTCTGGTAAATCCGGATTACGAATGACAGACAAGATCACATTGTCCgaatatgaatttaagttcTGTTTCAAAGAAAAACATTTTCACTTTCACCTCCAAAGAACATTATTgcttgtttaaattaaatttatttgagagCTTAAGTCTTTATCTCGTCAGTGATGaacaataagtaaatatatattatccaaaaaaaatcAGAAGAATTATCAAAGAATTTAATATCTTACCACCAGATTTAGCCGGCCTACAGTCCATTGGTCACTTTAACTTACAACATCAAAGACGGGAAAGGAAGCCATGACCCTGTAATGCACAGTGCAGATCCTGTATGCGATGATAAattaaataggccaaaagactaattcccatccaaggtttagaCCATTCCCAAACTCATATTTGAAGAGTTTTacaaatctaaaatttcatttattatcgaacatttgttaaaaaattttattatatataaaagtaaaatcgttattttaacattaatattaaaaaatacataattttatcttaattttctctcatattttaaaaatttataactttacccttatttaaactttttaattttgaaaagtgactattctCCCCCCCTCTCCCCCcaacctagggttttttttctcttgtctTCAGCTAACACTCTATCTTTAGCGTCATTCTCTTCCCTCTATGATTGTTAGCCGACTCTCATTCGTCGTTGACAGACAAAGAAAATCGATGAGCAGATGAAGATGATGTCTGTAGATGGAGAGAGACAAATCGTCCTCATCTCTCTTCGTTGATTGTCTAAATCTCAAGAGGATGGATTTGTCTCTCTGTCAATAGACGAATTCGTTTGTTCGTAGACTTTGTTGACATTTCTTCGTTAGCCGATGGTGAGAGAGAGTTGATTAACAGTCGAAGAGGAAAGAGGAGGTTGTTAAAGATGGAGCAATAgtcaaagaaaagagaaaaaaaacctatgtaaggaaaaataatcacttttttaaattgaaaaagtttaaataaagataaaattgttagtttttaaaatataaaagagaaaataagataaaattatatattttttaatattaatattaaaataataattttactcttatatataatatataattttaacaaatatttaattataaataaatatttaagtttttgaaatcctGCCCCATTGAAGATGGGAAGAGGAAAActtgtgggaataagtcttttagcccaTTAAATGAATCTCATTTGACCTTTTTCTTATCAGTATCAGGTGACTTTCTCGCTTCTACGAATGAAATTTAACCGACAATCctttacctttttcttttctggaATTCATCCTGTCTTGTTTGTACGGCATTACATACGAACGTACGTACGTACACAAAacaatttaatatcaaattttgctATTAAACAAGTATACGTGAAATGGTACGTAACGATTATACTAAAATCAGCATCGCCATGCAGAAGCAGCAAGTATGGCTCTATCTTGCCACCCCAACAGCAAGCAACCATTATCTTCAGTCAATCTATACCCATCGCACGAATATAATCCAAGCAATATCTTCGATTGAGTCACCGCGTTTGCGCTCAATGGCACTCCTTTAAACCCTTTTCCTTCCATTATCTTTCTCCATTTCTCTAGCCTTTCATGTCTCTCAATTCTCTCGGCTCCTTCACACGCCAGGATGTTCATTATCTCCGGAGCAAATATGTATTGTTCCACTTTTGCCCTCTGCGCGGAATCCGGTGGAAGCGTTGCGTCTAATGAATCGAAAATTGCTGAATAGTAATGCAATGCCTCCAAAAACCGGCCTAAGAAGTATGGGCTGTTGTGGCTTGCTTCTTGTTCAACTAATGTTACAATTCTAGGGGCTTGGTCACGGATCATTGCTAATAGGCTTCCTAGACAGTTTCCTGGGACACGGTGGAGGCGGTTAACGGCGTTGACTGCAAGAGCCTCACCGACATGTCTGTTGAACATGCGTGGCTTAAGGTCTTCGAGTTGCTCACCGACTGGATGGAATTCGAATGGTATATGAAGAGAGTGCGCAAGTTCCGTTAAGCATCGGCCGGTTTCTTTGACGGATTCTATAGAAGGTCCGACTCCTGTTAGTCGGAGAAATGGAGCTTCTCCGGGTCGAGAAGCTAAAGCTTGCATGAAAGCTGGCCATTGGTATCCCTGACGGATATCTAGGTCGATGACATGAACGCGTTCTTCGGCTTCGAAAGCTTCGAAAATGGCTTGATTGGCTGTGAAATGAGCGAACTTTACGTAGGGGCAGGCTTGATACACAATTTGGTAAATTTTGAGGATTTCCAGGGAGTTTGGTGGGAAAGGATAACAGGGTTTTGTTGTTGAGGTAGTCGGTTTTGTTGTGAGGGTTGCTGCAAGCCTAGCGCTTAAGGCTTCAGTGAAGCAGGAGGCAACTCTTTGCATAGAGTCACCGAGTGGCGAGACCACTCGGTTGAGGTGATGTAAGTATCGTCTTGCTAACATGTAGTCCTCTTTGGCCACAGCTTCGGCGCAGGCAAGAAGGAGATGCACCAGCTGAAGCCCACTATCTTGTTCCTAgttgggaaaaaaatgaaattaagaaagaaatatcaGTGATGATCCCATTTTATCTTTGAAGCATAAAAACCAAAGTGCTACAGTTACATGCATGCTTCTATAACAAGTTCATGTAACTCTCAAGCCttcataacttttttatttctagTTTTTACTGTGAGACATCAGCAATATTCAGCAGGAAAGGAAAAGGAGACCAGTGAGATAGCGAGAGTTTTTAACCTGCTCAGAACTAATCGGAAGAGGTGCCATCAAGCTATGGTTAATATTCTGCTGTGGTGGTGGCGCTGGTGGTTGTGTTTGGTGCTGCTGTTGCGTTTTTTGCTGCTCTTGATGACGCTCCTGTTGCAGTTGTTGTGATAATGGTGCATTTCCAATGGAGCCCATTTGATAGATATCCTTCTTTTGGGTCAGTTGAGAAGCACAAGCCGTTGACGATGTTTCAATCATTGATCCACAAAACCTCGAAGAATTAGGCATTGTTAAGCAGTCCAAGATTGCTGGAACCGCGCTAGGCATATCAAACAATTGCGGGGAACTTCCACTACCTGAAATATTCATCGGTGAGAACATCCCGTGCCCCTGTTTT from Mangifera indica cultivar Alphonso chromosome 8, CATAS_Mindica_2.1, whole genome shotgun sequence includes:
- the LOC123224146 gene encoding membrane-anchored ubiquitin-fold protein 4: MPEDDLVELKFRLYDGSDIGPFHYSPTSTVAVLKERIFSEWPKDKKIVPKAANDIKLINAGKILENNKTVGQCRAPFNDLPKGAITMHVVVQPPLTKAKTEKKVDEAPKKNVCSCTIL
- the LOC123223509 gene encoding GRAS family protein RAM1-like — protein: MAPVKSENSTTILQRTSPNESVSESKNSVLSTDLKQSTSLTPPSLNFPPVKYELDADVEVQSPDNSIWETFFSDHLDGDFMISSPVRNLPSPQTSTYNNNNYNYAQAMQGQILSASPPRFSSQIGAFGCALKPRGQSPLHKVFNSPNSLYIQSDQGLSLPAIEELLDDYQKQGHGMFSPMNISGSGSSPQLFDMPSAVPAILDCLTMPNSSRFCGSMIETSSTACASQLTQKKDIYQMGSIGNAPLSQQLQQERHQEQQKTQQQHQTQPPAPPPQQNINHSLMAPLPISSEQEQDSGLQLVHLLLACAEAVAKEDYMLARRYLHHLNRVVSPLGDSMQRVASCFTEALSARLAATLTTKPTTSTTKPCYPFPPNSLEILKIYQIVYQACPYVKFAHFTANQAIFEAFEAEERVHVIDLDIRQGYQWPAFMQALASRPGEAPFLRLTGVGPSIESVKETGRCLTELAHSLHIPFEFHPVGEQLEDLKPRMFNRHVGEALAVNAVNRLHRVPGNCLGSLLAMIRDQAPRIVTLVEQEASHNSPYFLGRFLEALHYYSAIFDSLDATLPPDSAQRAKVEQYIFAPEIMNILACEGAERIERHERLEKWRKIMEGKGFKGVPLSANAVTQSKILLGLYSCDGYRLTEDNGCLLLGWQDRAILAASAWRC